The region AGTATGCTGGCTGCTAGGCGGGGCAGGGGAATTGGAGCACTGGAGGGCTGCCTGGAGGTTATCCCTCCGGGAGGTACTTTACCTTACTGACCAGGAGGGGGAGCTGCGCTGGAAGGAAGTGCTGTTTTTCCAAgcggggaggaggagagtgttGGACAACCTGAAGAGCCAGAGCAACAGTGGGATGTTGCCCATTTTCAGGGCAGCCGTGCTGGGAGGCCAGCATACGGAGCTCCTCCACACACTGGACTCCAGTGAGTGTTGATCTCCCTTTATTTGCTGATGGAAAGCGTAGGAAAGAGTAGGAACACATTGGTATTTACACAAGGAGTCGCATGCTAAAGGAGTTAGATATCTTTTAAGCATGTTACTATTAGCAATTTGGGCTTAACATCAAACTTACACTTTTTACACAGTTGTCGCTATTCTTGTGGTTAAAATGATAATAATCATGAAATCCCATTTACAAACACACCTATTGCTATTGTTTCCACAAATGTAGATTGCCAAGTTAACAAGAGAGGGTCAAATTAGAGGAAATACTGGGACTGAGCAATGACTTGTTTAAGGCCAGCAGATAATCTACATTAATAGTACTCATTAACTTTACTTCAACAAAAATAGGCTCCACTACAACTTACTGAAGGCTGAACCATCAATTGGGCAACACAGAACTTTGTCccgtcaacatttctaaataatgaacaACTTAAGAATGATAGCAACAGGCTCAAGAAAACCTTAATCCACAGCAGTCACTGAGGCGTTTTAGTGGTTGTTGGTCACATGTGCTAGTCTGTCTTGCAATGGAATATTGTATCTCGCTATTTCTTGGCCTACACGTATCACCACTTTAGTAAAACAGGATCTAtcatcaatatattttctagCAAATTCGAGGGCGTTGCAACAGAGGAAAGAATAAACGTGTGTTATTCAAGAGAACAAGCCTGCAAGCAAACGCTATGGAGAGGAGCAGGCAGGAAGAAAAAACTGTGTGCACGTGTAATCTGTTGCACAAGTGAATTTTTTTGGCCTCTTGCTCCCTGGTTAGCATATTGTCTAGTTAGGCTACAATGCATTTAATAACATGTCACTTTGTGCATTGTGCATCGATcccaatttaatttaatttagtgATGGCTTACTAGATGCAACAGTATGTCTGTGAAACTATATATTCACAGTATTATGAATgaattgttgtttattttactaaCTGTTTGCGTGAATTCATGGAGGTGcttgagtgcatacattttacttaCTGTAAACTGTGTACCAAAACAACATTGGCGTCTCCTGCACTCCAGTTGCAGCTGGCAGCCAGGAGAACCTGGGAGTGGCTGCCCGGTGCCTGGCTTGTATAGCTGACGTTCTGGGATGCTTGGCTGGTGAGGGAAGAGGAGGCTTGAGGAGCGGCCCGGCTGCTAACCCCTCCTGGCGACATGCGTTCTCCCTGCTGGAACAGGGGAACCTGTCAGGCGGCGTCCAGGCCCTGGCCACCGAGAGAACTAACTGGCTCAGCAGGTCTGTATCCCAGGTCCTGTGTGGCTCAGTTGGTAAAGCAAGGCCCGTGTGATGCAAggattgtgggttcgattcccactgGGGCCCAGTATGAAAATGCATGCACTCACTATTGTCATTCAAGTCATTCACAATAAATGGTTCAAATGTAAGTGCGTTGTTCAGTTGTGGTGGCATTCGTATCCCTGGTCTTTGCAACTGTAAGAAACACTTTACAATAACAGATGGTTACATGTAATGcttgtttttgttcatattaTTGTACAATATAAATCTCCGTAATAAAACATAATCCTTAAGTCCTTTAACTAGTATGTAGTTATGTTTTTTACATAACTGCCCCCTTCAGGCCAGATCTGCTGGTGCGTGCTGCTCGGCACTATGAAGGGGCTGGGCAGGTGCTGCTGCGACAggctgtgatgtcatcacaGAGATTTATTTCCATTGGTCAAGGCAAGGTCCCGCCCCTTGAGGAGTGGCAAGACGTGGAGTGTCCTGCTAGATTGGATTTCTCAGGTGAGTTAGTGGCCCTGTTCCATTTTAGCACCTATGGTCCTCATTTCTAAGCTATTTTCATAAGTTAACCCCCACCCATTTAGCTTGGAACAAACACAGACCTTCTTCGCATTATTTGAAGATCAAGATCTGTTTCTTTAATAAGCTCCCGAAACATTTCTGTTAATCATGAACAAAAACGATTCATGATTAACTGGTGAAATGCCTGTGCGGCATCAAGTAAATGCCAGCCATTTGCTCTCAATCTGTAATGAGTCAGCTTTAATCTAACTTTTTTAAACAAGCACCATTTGCCAGAGTAGCCTACAAGTAGATCAAACATTTTGGGTAAAGTAGGCACATGCGTAAAAGCTGCGGGACCTTTAGCCCCTAGGAAGAAAGGCCCAGAAAACCTCTGAAGAACATAACCACTACCAAAAGGATATATATCATGGAGCGACTAAGTTAAACATGTAATCTAATGGGCAGTCATTAGTCTGTTCTCCAATCAGTTTGTCATCTCCTACCAAAACGCCTGAAAGAGCACTTGGCTCCCATAATCTTCAAAACCAGCTTCATCCTGCAGGTGGCTGGAGCGACACACCACCCATTGCTTTTGAACATGGCGGTGCAGTGGTAAACGTGGCAGTGAAGGTTGATGGGAGGCGTCCCATCGGCGCTCGAGCTCGTCGCATCAAAGAGCCCCGTCTGCTATTGGTCAGCTCCAACGGGGAGCAGGAGGGTGCTGTTGCCACGGAGACGGTTTGCGAGAGGCTAGAGGATTTGAAAGACCACTGTGTGCCGCATGCACCTGGTAGGAAATGGTTATAAATATtgttagcatgtgtgtgtgtgtgagaaaattGAGAGAGGGGACAATTTTCCtgcccccccttttttttttttgcttaagAAACCCCTTTAATTGCCTTCATTGCAAATATACGGCTTTGGCATGTGTTTGAGTCCGTCCTACTGCTCTATAAGCATAAGTCCATCCTACTGCTCTATCTTAGTTAAATGTCATATCTTGTGTGGCCTACTCAcatttggatttaaaatgatCATGATAATGAATCTCCTTGATGATGTTAACCGCTAATGAGTGATTCAGTTTTTCATTCCCTTCAGTTTAATCCCATTTGTCTTTCTAAATAATTACAGACAGACTTGAAGATCAAGGATGTAGTGGTAAAACATGCAAATGCCAACACAATGCTATCCAACTCAATGGAATGTagatgttttctgtgtgtgtgtgcatgtgtgtgtgtgcatgtgtgtgtcccagGTGCCCTGTTGAAAGCGGTGTGTGTCTGCAGCGGCCTGGTCACCTACCCTTCTCAGCAGTCCCTGAAGGAGCAGCTCCTGCAGCGCTGGGGAGGAGGTGTGGAAATCCAGACCTGGTCCCTATTGCCTCACGGTTCAGGACTGGGTAAGAGGAGCCGTCCTCTCCCATTCCCCTTAATTTCCTTGCCCTCACCCGTTTCCCccatctttctccttctctctctcagtgtgtCATTGCACCTGCAGGTACCAGCAGTATCTTAGCAGGAGCAGTACTGGCAGCAGTCTACAGATGCACAGGGCAAACCTACGACACTGACTCCCTCATCCACGCTGTCCTCCACTTGGAGCAGATGCTGACTACTGGTGAGATCACACAAACTGTTAAGATACTGGCTGGCTGACCCAAGATGTGCCATTGGTCTCATTTTCAACGGGAACAAATTAAGCATGTTGGGCAGAACAAGTAAAGAGGGCGGGCAGAGTCAAGTTACTGGGATCCTTTTGGTGCATTTCATCTTGTTTTGCCTATTTTTGCAAAGTAACTCCATTCATCTTTGCAGTGCTTCTAAGCAATGTATACTATTTTCAAGTGGTTCACATTGATGTTTGCAGATTGTAGTTTGAGGACAAGAGAACTGTAttgaaatcaaatgttttatttataagaTTATTAGCAGATTTTCAGCCAAGTTTTATTTAGCGCCATCTTCCTACCACCACTGGGCTTAACTGTAACTTTGGTTACTGTAACTAAGTTGGAAGCTTTAAACACTTCCTTccgattttaaatgttttattaaaaatgttctatttCTTGTTCTATTTCTTAATCCTGTGATTTGTCTGGgtttcctcttttctctgtgCTTATTTACATAGTGTTTTTTGCATGGTGCCATTTTCCATTTTTTACATGGTTGCTTCTACAAgtttacaaacacaaatactGACATCACTGTTGATTCCTTGTTAATCATAGGACTTTTCTGAaacatttgatgttatttgttatgcctctctgcttctctccttCTACAGGTGGTGGTTGGCAGGACCAGGTCGGAGGCTTGGTCGGGGGAGTGAAGTTAGGGCGCTCCAAAGCTTGTCTCCCACTCCGGGTGGAAGTGGAGTGTCTCCCGCTATCTGAAGACTTTCTTCTTTCACTGCAACAGCACCTTCTGTTGGTCTACACCGGCAAGACGCGGCTTGCACGAAACCTGCTGCAGGTTAGCAAGACGGCCTCACAGAACTTGTCTCAGTGCCACCCAGGATGGGTGGATGTCAGACAGAGCTGCCTTGTCTCGTGGCACTCTAGCGGCTCCTTGTACGAAACTCATGATGAGAAGAACGTTGAACAGCTTGGCGAGATGTGCATCGGAGGTCACATGACTCAATCTTCAACTTTCCAGAGCCTGCTATGGAGTTGTTGCCATAAAGCAGGGCTACTTGGTCATAACGAGACAGACTGAGATACATTCCAAACTAAAAGTTTAGggttcaaaacatattttggggGATTTAGTACAGTTCTTGTTTCTACTTACTGTTTCTACATTAATAGATCACAGCACTTCCTGTTTACAGTTCTGCTAGAACAATTACTGTTAGTGCTGCAGggattatttcatttcatatgcATCATAAACATTAtggtacattttacatttactagCACAGAAGACTCAAAAACTGTCTCATCTGAAAAATGGATGCAATGTTTTTACTCAGGACACAGTGCGGCGCTGGTATAGCCGCGTGCCTTCCATTGTGGAGAATGCTGGTAAGCTGGTGGAGAACGCTGAGGAGTGTGCCCTTGCATGTAaagaaggtgagggagaagAGTGGTGCAGATGCATCTTCAAAGTGTTCACTCTTTTAAAATCTTGAgttaagcttttttttttttatgatcttGAGCTCACATGACAGTTGCTGCCACACCTAAACCAAGGTCGCGAACGCTTTGCtttatttctccctcccctctcatcaTTTTCTGTCCATCACCCCCCAGGCTCTCTCTCAAGGCTGGGGGCCTGTCTGGAGCGTTACTGGGGTCAAAAGAAGGTGATGGCGCCGGGATGCGAGCCAGCAGCAGTCCGGACTATGATGGATGCCCTGCGGCCATTGGCACTGGGACAAACTCTGGCTGGGGCGGGAGGGGGGGGCTTCCTCTACCTGCTGACCCGCCAGCCGCTGCAGGGGGGGGCGGTGCGTCAGGTCCTCGACAACACACCAGTAAGTTGGATTTCTTTTTATGGAGGATATAAGGAGTCTTTTTTCATGCAGATTACAGTTCACCCTCCATTTTGTTGTAGCACCACATTACTGAGCAGAATAGAATGTAGTGATAGGTTGGAGGCTAGTTCAAACGGAGGGGAATAAAGAAGGTCAATTAGCCCTTTGTGTTTAAAACTGTAATGGATATGGTACATAAATATTTACCACAGGTGCCTAATTTTCAATGGTTTGACTTGTTATAAATTGCTCTCCAACACTCAGTATGAGCTGTAGATAATCCCTATTCCACCTCCAAGATGGCAGCAATTTGCTAAAGAAAATTCTGATTTATTGGCACATTGAACAATTGTGCGAGCCATAATGTTAGCTAttgctgaaatgttttgatttcccCAAAAGGACactttttaaatcagaattaAAATTATGCTTAATTGCTTTTGTGTCACAGGGACTCAGAGACTTTAGTGTCCATTCAGTTGAGCTGGACATGGAGGGCATCTCAGTACTCAAGTATTCCTGAGACGGACAGATGAACTTCTGGAccctaaaacatgttttcactcaTTTAAAACTACTAACTGGTACTCCCTATGCAACAGATTCATCAACAGTCTTGATCAAAATATGTGTATGGAATTTTCAAGTATTTGAGAATTattcatttacaaaaataactGTGTGCTAACACTCAATAGATGAAGATTGTTAAGATGCAGGCTGTTGAATGTTCATTTGTCAAAAAGTCTTACAGTTCAGTACAACACTATAGCTCACTTGCAAAAGCTCATATATCTCCCAAAACAGTTCACTCATGTGTCAAAACTACATTTCCTTCTCATTTAAAAAGGCAGTGCCCCCAAAATGCTTCGTCCCTTTGACATTGTGTAAGCACTGCAAgacaaaatgtttagatgttttgtcACTATGGCAGAGGACCATTGAAATATCCCTCATGTCCACCTTTCAGTCTTAGCCCAGTCCTTCATTGACAATGGTTACTGAACTGTTTTTTGTCTAGCTAACAGAATACAATTGTgtataaaactgaaaaaaataaataggattTCAGGGTAAGAGTGGCCTccaaggtttgacatcactCATTGCACTCATAGTGCCAAGGAAATTGTAGCCATTATCATTCACACACATAAAGTAACTTCCATACATcagagtaaaaagaaaatgtatacagcCTAATATGctgtaatataaacacacaaacaaaaacaatgaaaatgattTGCAGCCTACAGTGCTGTAAATAAAGTTGGAGTTTCACAACTAACAGTTCTTCACTGGTCGctgtcctcaccctccctctcctggccactgtcctcaccctccctctcctggccaATGTCCTCACCCTCCTTctcctggccaccgtcctcaccctccctctcctggccaATGTCCTCACCCTCCTTctcctggccaccgtcctcaccctcctggccaTCCACAcgctgctgtctgtctggccacagattctcatccacatcacagcgTATATTCTCCCTTGCGATGCAACGAGGGAAGAAACGGCGTGCATGACGGAACCATCCCCTACAATGATCTCCTGTAATATCCTTGCACGCATTGCATGGAGCAGGGACCTCTGATCTTGAGCCCGATGCTCATACACTCTCCACCTCCAAGCGGAGAAATTCTCCTCAACAGGATTGAGGAGAGTAAGGTGGTAGGAACACCGTGACCATCCTTGGATGAGTAGTGAACCAGGCCCTGATGAGCGGGCCACGGTGGAAATTCCCATTGTCCCATACAATGACATATTGTGGTAGGTGAGGCCCTACGAGATCTCTCTCATTTTCAGGGATCAAATCAAAATGAAGGCGGTCCAAGAAGATGAGGAGCTTCTGTGTATTTTCAAGACTGGGGATGTGAGTAGCCACACCGTTCTCAGATATGGCAGCACACATAGTTATATTGCCCCCTTgctggcctgggacatccacCGTGGCCCGGTGGCCAATAATATTACGGCCACGTCTTTGGCCCTTGGCCAGGTTGAagccagcttcatccacaaacaCGAGGATGTGATGGGTCTTGTTTCCTTCCAATGCCATTGTTCTCTACAATAGCGTAAAAAAGAAGAGTCATACACTAGAGTTACAGACAATCACATAGGAATGTTCTATGTTCTCCACAAGTTCAATATACTACTGGCCACTACTCCAGTGGTTCCAAACCTGGGGTACATGTACCCCTATGCAGAGGTACTACAGGGGGTATTTGACAGAAAGGGGAGGGGGAAAATCATCAATGACTAGACTTACTGAAATGTTACACTGAAACCCACAGTATTAGATAGATTTACATGGGAGGCACTAATTGCAGCTCTTTGACCCCTTTTCTTATTGTATgttatattcttcaaaataaGGATTATAATGATAATTGCATCATACAGTAAGCTGCAGTTTTTAGGCAAATGTTGAAGTCAGATAAATCAAATACATTCATACCTGGATTACCTGGATACACAAATCAGGTAAAGTGGGTACTGAAGCCaaaaaggtttgggaaccattgcttaattgtaaaacggttataatgatGGACAACCAGTAACTGACTTACATGTACATACTGGTACAGCAGCTTTTTCACTCTATCAGAGTTCCTCTCAAATGGTACCCTGTAAAATATCCGGTCTATTGTGGAGATGCTTATAGAGTTGACATTTTGGAATATGGCATTGTCTTGTAGGATTGCAGCGCGGATCTGTCTCAATGTGATGGCATTATTTGCCATCACCATGTTACAGATCTATTGTTTTTGCCACCCGTGCAAGGTTGTCATCCAATACTAGACATAGAATTCAAAGGACAACACTCCATTCGTAATGTATACCTTATGTAATCCTTACAGAATGAGTTACCTAtgtaattgtattgttgttttaCTTACAGTAACTTTACCACAATCCTAATGCATCACTGTGCAGTGACTGGAATACTACTGTAAACTGTATCATCAATACTGTAGAAAATAAACTATTCCAAAGTTaattttctcaaatgtttttcttgtcaTTTTTAGTATCATAACATCCCATTGAGgtaagagagacacacacacacacacacacacacacacacacacacacacacacacacacacacacaatgaataggcaaataagtaaataaatatatttcttgcTCTATGCACAGTGTCCTGTCCTATACAACATATAATTCCATCATTGACTGACTACATACCTGTTTTCCCTGGGAAAGGTTTGCTGATGGAGGAGACCGTAGAATGAGGCACATTAGGCTGCACTCTGCGACCTGCCTCCGCCACTGTGAGGccatggttgatgacatggtCTAGAATTGTGGGCCGAATTTCATCCGGGACAGCATGGTGTCTTCTTGCTCCTCTGCCTCTTCCCCCAATTACACCACCACGCTCCcttactcctcctcctcttcttcttacTCCTCTTCCTCGAGCAGGCAGTTGCCCTTGTTCATTTACTTGGCCAGGTGCCTCCATGTTCAGAAACTGTACTGGTCCTGCATGGTCAAGCTCTTTCCATGCATGTTTGGCAGCATGCACAGTCATGGACAGCACCTGTCAGGTAACTATATATACTGTTTGATTGGTCATCTGAGATGTGTGAAACTCCTCCTTTGTTATTCAAGTTCTAGTTTGACTTTCAATTGctgtaataaatgtatcaaatgtCCAAAGGGATTCATGGTATTATGTTCTTGACTAATTTTGACAATTGAACAGACTATTGTGCATGAAATGACACTGACACGTTTTGGAGCGAACAACCATTAGACTGAGAATCAACAATCAGTTGAGATCAACAAGATCTATTCACTTGGAAATTGTGCTAAATGTAGGCTACCTGTActtaatcatttgcaaatatGTACTGAGACATTGAGACATGTACTTAGACATTTGCAATTTGAtgaaatgaatgagaaattCAATTCTGTTGTGAACAATTGCCAAGTGGTTTGGAGGTTTGTCCATGTTGTTTTGAGAATGTAATTTATGTTTCAAGAAATGAGCCAAACCAATGGAGGAAAACTGTGAGAGGGATTGTATCCTGCATTGCTGTACTTGATGGTTGCAACTGAATAAAGCAAATGGGGCTTTAGCATACTACTTGAAGAAAAAGATACATTGTAACGATAAAGTGTTGTTACACAAGACATGTGGTTTCCAAGACACCCAAGTAGATGACAAAGATGTTTCACATCAAATCACCTTTCCTGCCAAACCTCCATTCACTGGTTAGAGAACACTAAAGGGAGGGACCGTTTTAAAGGCAATGTGTAGAATGCACTACATGCCTTCAATGTGTCCTTCTGCCTGATCTTATCTGTTTACacctataaaaatgtattaacaatcTGATCATAATATACATTGTAAGCATTTGCAATGGTCTAAAGATGTGGGTATCATCTGAATGTGATGAACAAAGCAAACCAGTTATTTTCCTTCTGATTGTATGAGAACATGTAACACTTACACTCTCTGAATTGTAGCTACTTCATTAgaatttctctctttcacactaAATTGCCATATCAATTTTGCCAGCACAATATCCATTATTGATTCCTCCATTGTTTTAACCTGGCTGTTTCATAATAAAtcttctatttttatttaatttttttaatgttctcCAAAAATGCAGTTCTTTGTCAATTAGGGATTAATACTATTTTCAAATACGAATGTCTACAAATGCATGGTTATACATCAACTGTAGAATAGCAATACATTTGTATTCTATATTCCTGAATTGTTAACCAAATGAAGCATACTCATAACAATAGCCCCCTCCAATACTCTATTTGTCCCGATACGTGTAATTCATCACTTGCCCAGTCCTAGCACTGGATTTAAATGACAACACACTCATCTCTAAATGTATTGACATAGTCAAATGAACGAAGACCCTTTTTACTCAAATGACAGAAAAACGGACAGGCCTATGAGGAATGTAGTGACACTCCTTTTATGTgcatgtctccctccctctcctgggaTTTCTGGTAGAGTGCAAgtttacattttccatctttTAGTCGAGTCGAAAGAAATGACTTCTACTCCTTTTCTTCAATGcaactgacacaaacacatgcaacgGAATGTACAATTCTGTCAGGCTTCATTTTCATGGCTGCTACACTGTTGG is a window of Esox lucius isolate fEsoLuc1 chromosome 19, fEsoLuc1.pri, whole genome shotgun sequence DNA encoding:
- the fcsk gene encoding L-fucose kinase isoform X4 yields the protein MSSDHAFSWTIIVLTCQHKDSVYAFQRELEIRQQRGGLLQGTLLLTVSDPQEPGLGSGGATLNALLVAAEHLSARAGFTVVTADVLDNAHILILHMGRDFPWDSCGRAFCWLPIEKRAQTVQGPVCCLDVLLDSLSNQVCPGSPPGVWLCSTDMILTIPTTFEMKWEGFFGVRVLALPGDVSYATNHGVYLADDQVSGPVFFCRRVLERLLKAHVTPPLDGCTYMGIDSGAPPLQVSSLHQVERAGNGEKAEISLFLDLLMCLCSDLTESQFVNGERSGSSSPVGPQGAVVRSARTLLWRILRGTTLHMVDVPGGHYDYLTLLGKEHINRLTKMGTRDTLSHIQNAQGVSDGSRVINSVLEGDISVASGAVIQHCRLQGTLEVYSGCLLSGLELNSSQIQHLSLTNDVILQSHRIQLGEMKITVNTVLGAHDDLKVSCDGDGATFLNHSWSDLYSRTGIQPDDLWGSGRSQSLMEARLFPVFRPRGGSVGLEMGVCWLLGGAGELEHWRAAWRLSLREVLYLTDQEGELRWKEVLFFQAGRRRVLDNLKSQSNSGMLPIFRAAVLGGQHTELLHTLDSIAAGSQENLGVAARCLACIADVLGCLAGEGRGGLRSGPAANPSWRHAFSLLEQGNLSGGVQALATERTNWLSRPDLLVRAARHYEGAGQVLLRQAVMSSQRFISIGQGKVPPLEEWQDVECPARLDFSGGWSDTPPIAFEHGGAVVNVAVKVDGRRPIGARARRIKEPRLLLVSSNGEQEGAVATETVCERLEDLKDHCVPHAPGALLKAVCVCSGLVTYPSQQSLKEQLLQRWGGGVEIQTWSLLPHGSGLGTSSILAGAVLAAVYRCTGQTYDTDSLIHAVLHLEQMLTTGGGWQDQVGGLVGGVKLGRSKACLPLRVEVECLPLSEDFLLSLQQHLLLVYTGKTRLARNLLQDTVRRWYSRVPSIVENAGKLVENAEECALACKEGSLSRLGACLERYWGQKKVMAPGCEPAAVRTMMDALRPLALGQTLAGAGGGGFLYLLTRQPLQGGAVRQVLDNTPGLRDFSVHSVELDMEGISVLKYS
- the fcsk gene encoding L-fucose kinase isoform X1, whose product is MSSDHAFSWTIIVLTCQHKDSVYAFQRELEIRQQRGGLLQGTLLLTVSDPQEPGLGSGGATLNALLVAAEHLSARAGFTVVTADVLDNAHILILHMGRDFPWDSCGRAFCWLPIEKRAQTVQGPVCCLDVLLDSLSNQVCPGSPPGVWLCSTDMILTIPTTFEMKWEGFFGVRVLALPGDVSYATNHGVYLADDQGRVRDIIYKGSEERIRQAAKPDGKVPLVSGPVFFCRRVLERLLKAHVTPPLDGCTYMGIDSGAPPLQVSSLHQVERAGNGEKAEISLFLDLLMCLCSDLTESQFVNGERSGSSSPVGPQGAVVRSARTLLWRILRGTTLHMVDVPGGHYDYLTLLGKEHINRLTKMGTRDTLSHIQNAQGVSDGSRVINSVLEGDISVASGAVIQHCRLQGTLEVYSGCLLSGLELNSSQIQHLSLTNDVILQSHRIQLGEMKITVNTVLGAHDDLKVSCDGDGATFLNHSWSDLYSRTGIQPDDLWGSGRSQSLMEARLFPVFRPRGGSVGLEMGVCWLLGGAGELEHWRAAWRLSLREVLYLTDQEGELRWKEVLFFQAGRRRVLDNLKSQSNSGMLPIFRAAVLGGQHTELLHTLDSIAAGSQENLGVAARCLACIADVLGCLAGEGRGGLRSGPAANPSWRHAFSLLEQGNLSGGVQALATERTNWLSRPDLLVRAARHYEGAGQVLLRQAVMSSQRFISIGQGKVPPLEEWQDVECPARLDFSGGWSDTPPIAFEHGGAVVNVAVKVDGRRPIGARARRIKEPRLLLVSSNGEQEGAVATETVCERLEDLKDHCVPHAPGALLKAVCVCSGLVTYPSQQSLKEQLLQRWGGGVEIQTWSLLPHGSGLGTSSILAGAVLAAVYRCTGQTYDTDSLIHAVLHLEQMLTTGGGWQDQVGGLVGGVKLGRSKACLPLRVEVECLPLSEDFLLSLQQHLLLVYTGKTRLARNLLQDTVRRWYSRVPSIVENAGKLVENAEECALACKEGSLSRLGACLERYWGQKKVMAPGCEPAAVRTMMDALRPLALGQTLAGAGGGGFLYLLTRQPLQGGAVRQVLDNTPGLRDFSVHSVELDMEGISVLKYS
- the fcsk gene encoding L-fucose kinase isoform X3, with product MSSDHAFSWTIIVLTCQHKDSVYAFQRELEIRQQRGGLLQGTLLLTVSDPQEPGLGSGGATLNALLVAAEHLSARAGFTVVTADVLDNAHILILHMGRDFPWDSCGRAFCWLPIEKRAQTVQGPVCCLDVLLDSLSNQVCPGSPPGVWLCSTDMILTIPTTFEMKWEGFFGVRVLALPGDVSYATNHGVYLADDQGRVRDIIYKGSEERIRQAAKPDGKVPLVSGPVFFCRRVLERLLKAHVTPPLDGCTYMGIDSGAPPLQISLFLDLLMCLCSDLTESQFVNGERSGSSSPVGPQGAVVRSARTLLWRILRGTTLHMVDVPGGHYDYLTLLGKEHINRLTKMGTRDTLSHIQNAQGVSDGSRVINSVLEGDISVASGAVIQHCRLQGTLEVYSGCLLSGLELNSSQIQHLSLTNDVILQSHRIQLGEMKITVNTVLGAHDDLKVSCDGDGATFLNHSWSDLYSRTGIQPDDLWGSGRSQSLMEARLFPVFRPRGGSVGLEMGVCWLLGGAGELEHWRAAWRLSLREVLYLTDQEGELRWKEVLFFQAGRRRVLDNLKSQSNSGMLPIFRAAVLGGQHTELLHTLDSIAAGSQENLGVAARCLACIADVLGCLAGEGRGGLRSGPAANPSWRHAFSLLEQGNLSGGVQALATERTNWLSRPDLLVRAARHYEGAGQVLLRQAVMSSQRFISIGQGKVPPLEEWQDVECPARLDFSGGWSDTPPIAFEHGGAVVNVAVKVDGRRPIGARARRIKEPRLLLVSSNGEQEGAVATETVCERLEDLKDHCVPHAPGALLKAVCVCSGLVTYPSQQSLKEQLLQRWGGGVEIQTWSLLPHGSGLGTSSILAGAVLAAVYRCTGQTYDTDSLIHAVLHLEQMLTTGGGWQDQVGGLVGGVKLGRSKACLPLRVEVECLPLSEDFLLSLQQHLLLVYTGKTRLARNLLQDTVRRWYSRVPSIVENAGKLVENAEECALACKEGSLSRLGACLERYWGQKKVMAPGCEPAAVRTMMDALRPLALGQTLAGAGGGGFLYLLTRQPLQGGAVRQVLDNTPGLRDFSVHSVELDMEGISVLKYS
- the fcsk gene encoding L-fucose kinase isoform X2, whose amino-acid sequence is MSSDHAFSWTIIVLTCQHKDSVYAFQRELEIRQQRGGLLQGTLLLTVSDPQEPGLGSGGATLNALLVAAEHLSARAGFTVVTADVLDNAHILILHMGRDFPWDSCGRAFCWLPIEKRAQTVQGPVCCLDVLLDSLSNQVCPGSPPGVWLCSTDMILTIPTTFGDVSYATNHGVYLADDQGRVRDIIYKGSEERIRQAAKPDGKVPLVSGPVFFCRRVLERLLKAHVTPPLDGCTYMGIDSGAPPLQVSSLHQVERAGNGEKAEISLFLDLLMCLCSDLTESQFVNGERSGSSSPVGPQGAVVRSARTLLWRILRGTTLHMVDVPGGHYDYLTLLGKEHINRLTKMGTRDTLSHIQNAQGVSDGSRVINSVLEGDISVASGAVIQHCRLQGTLEVYSGCLLSGLELNSSQIQHLSLTNDVILQSHRIQLGEMKITVNTVLGAHDDLKVSCDGDGATFLNHSWSDLYSRTGIQPDDLWGSGRSQSLMEARLFPVFRPRGGSVGLEMGVCWLLGGAGELEHWRAAWRLSLREVLYLTDQEGELRWKEVLFFQAGRRRVLDNLKSQSNSGMLPIFRAAVLGGQHTELLHTLDSIAAGSQENLGVAARCLACIADVLGCLAGEGRGGLRSGPAANPSWRHAFSLLEQGNLSGGVQALATERTNWLSRPDLLVRAARHYEGAGQVLLRQAVMSSQRFISIGQGKVPPLEEWQDVECPARLDFSGGWSDTPPIAFEHGGAVVNVAVKVDGRRPIGARARRIKEPRLLLVSSNGEQEGAVATETVCERLEDLKDHCVPHAPGALLKAVCVCSGLVTYPSQQSLKEQLLQRWGGGVEIQTWSLLPHGSGLGTSSILAGAVLAAVYRCTGQTYDTDSLIHAVLHLEQMLTTGGGWQDQVGGLVGGVKLGRSKACLPLRVEVECLPLSEDFLLSLQQHLLLVYTGKTRLARNLLQDTVRRWYSRVPSIVENAGKLVENAEECALACKEGSLSRLGACLERYWGQKKVMAPGCEPAAVRTMMDALRPLALGQTLAGAGGGGFLYLLTRQPLQGGAVRQVLDNTPGLRDFSVHSVELDMEGISVLKYS